A DNA window from Camelina sativa cultivar DH55 chromosome 13, Cs, whole genome shotgun sequence contains the following coding sequences:
- the LOC104737630 gene encoding soluble inorganic pyrophosphatase 5, giving the protein MNGEEEVKTNQSQKKLQQPTPRLNERILSSLSKRSVAAHPWHDLEIGPGAPVIFNVVIEISKGSKVKYELDKKTGLIKVDRILYSSVVYPHNYGFVPRTLCEDNDPMDVLVIMQEPVLPGCFLRARAIGLMPMIDQGERDDKIIAVCVDDPEYKHYTNINELPPHRLTEIRRFFEDYKKNENKEVAVNDFLQPGPAIEAIQYSMDLYAEYILHTLRR; this is encoded by the exons atgaatggagaagaagaagtgaaaacgAATCAATCTCAGAAGAAGCTTCAGCAACCTACACCACGTTTAAACGAGAGGATTCTCTCATCTTTGTCTAAGAGATCGGTTGCTGCACATCCATGGCATGATCTTGAAATCG GACCTGGAGCTCCAGTGATCTTCAATGTG GTTATTGAGATCTCAAAGGGGAGCAAGGTCAAGTATGAACTTGACAAGAAAACAGGACTCATCAAG GTTGATCGGATTCTGTATTCATCGGTTGTGTATCCTCATAACTACGGTTTTGTCCCACGCACACTATGTGAAGACAATGACCCTATGGATGTTTTAGTTATCATGCAG GAGCCTGTGCTTCCGGGCTGTTTTCTTCGCGCCAGAGCTATTGGTTTAATGCCTATGATTGACCAG ggtgaaagagatgACAAGATCATTGCAGTATGTGTTGATGATCCTGAGTATAAGCATTACACTAACATCAATGAACTCCCACCTCATCGTCTCACTGAAATCCGTCGATTCTTCGAAGACT ACAAGAAGAATGAGAACAAGGAAGTTGCAGTGAATGATTTCCTACAACCTGGTCCTGCTATTGAAGCTATTCAGTACTCAAT GGACCTTTACGCTGAGTACATTCTTCACACCCTGAGgagatag
- the LOC104738527 gene encoding aquaporin TIP1-3-like: MEKKKIKAAFAEFFSMVIFVFAGQGSGMAYGKLTGDGPATPSGLVAASLSHAFALFVAVSVGANVSGGHVNPAVTFGAFIGGNITLLRAILYWIAQLLGAVVACLLLKVSTGGMETSAFSLSYGVTPWNAVIFEIVMTFGLVYTVYATAVDPKKGDIGIIAPLAIGLIVGANILVGGAFDGASMNPAVSFGPAVVSWTWTNHWVYWVGPFIGAAIAAIVYDTIFISSNGHEPLPSNDF, encoded by the exons atggagaagaaaaaaataaa AGCTGCTTTCGCGGAGTTTTTCTCCATGGTTATATTCGTTTTCGCGGGTCAAGGCTCTGGGATGGCTTATGGGAAGCTAACCGGAGATGGTCCAGCCACACCTTCGGGTCTTGTGGCCGCGTCTTTGTCACATGCGTTTGCGTTGTTCGTTGCGGTTTCCGTTGGAGCAAACGTTTCAGGCGGCCATGTGAATCCCGCCGTTACGTTCGGAGCTTTTATAGGCGGAAACATTACCTTGTTAAGAGCTATTCTTTATTGGATCGCTCAGTTACTTGGTGCAGTTGTAGCTTGCTTGTTGCTTAAGGTAAGCACAGGCGGTATGGAAACGTCAGCGTTCTCGCTATCCTATGGAGTCACACCGTGGAATGCCGTAATTTTCGAGATTGTGATGACGTTTGGGTTAGTTTACACGGTTTACGCTACTGCCGTGGATCCTAAGAAAGGTGATATTGGAATCATTGCTCCTTTAGCGATTGGGTTAATCGTTGGAGCTAATATTCTCGTCGGTGGTGCGTTCGACGGAGCCTCTATGAACCCGGCGGTTTCGTTTGGTCCGGCCGTGGTTAGCTGGACGTGGACGAATCATTGGGTCTATTGGGTTGGTCCTTTTATCGGTGCAGCCATTGCAGCTATTGTTTATGACACTATCTTTATCAGTAGTAATGGACATGAACCACTTCCTTCTAATGATTTCTAA